One genomic segment of Novisyntrophococcus fermenticellae includes these proteins:
- a CDS encoding type II toxin-antitoxin system prevent-host-death family antitoxin — MNIRPSAAIRQNYNEIADMCRKTAEPVFLTKNGEGDLVVMDIETFNRREKMLKLREELLAVEEDRMAGRVGCTLDELDAYLDDVIAEV, encoded by the coding sequence ATGAATATACGTCCATCCGCAGCAATCCGCCAGAATTACAACGAGATTGCCGATATGTGCAGAAAGACCGCAGAGCCAGTTTTCCTTACCAAAAACGGCGAGGGGGATTTAGTTGTTATGGATATTGAAACTTTCAATCGCAGGGAAAAGATGTTAAAGCTCCGTGAGGAACTCTTAGCGGTTGAGGAAGATAGAATGGCAGGCAGGGTCGGCTGTACGCTTGATGAACTGGACGCTTACCTTGATGATGTGATTGCAGAGGTGTAG
- a CDS encoding serine/threonine protein kinase, whose translation MLIESIGKGGFGEVYLSVDIHLGKEWAVKRLLCQDDNGIHEAVMMRELDFQTLPRIVDFIKEEDGLYIVMDYLKGKSLGGLLCSGKKFNQQEVLEIGIRLAETLEYLHGRNPPVLYQDMKPDNILLTDDGQVKLIDFGVAAWMQESYSSKIHGGTRGYAAPEQYGGVCDQTTDIYGLGRTLKILSGGQGARGFRRIIRRCTRKRKEQRYQSAEKVHECLEKIYENKRQNQRMIVWLLGGLGVLLAAGMVFMLIDETKQHRYYTIMKEAATAIENTESSEKIVELYKSAIELNPEKEDPYLKFLDICLVTGQTQVAADWLEYMWEICPSETFNHTKTKEKLAILYFCGNSLDPDFNRNSDKACRIFQELSIPSQNAGKNQDKQNGWKQLYELARSLEEFGSEINWKKVREALEFLKNYGGRMFEKQYSEYACELYLVCGNIYLTEAAYLEDGEVNPYKEAIQCYEKVKEFAELSDTNMGLKQEVLERLASACYLTGVLELRVDIREVNTDKQEESQRILEKSIIYGNQLLKITGNKELKHRILLREASARRFQGKKEDARQCYEFLYKEYPEHIDGLCAYVEFLLENQEEGYAREIMENAAVLPETEKNKNYQILKERLEMLK comes from the coding sequence ATGCTGATTGAGTCCATAGGCAAGGGAGGATTCGGAGAGGTCTATCTATCGGTGGATATTCATCTGGGTAAGGAATGGGCGGTAAAGCGTCTTTTGTGTCAGGACGATAATGGTATTCATGAGGCTGTTATGATGAGGGAACTGGATTTCCAGACGCTGCCCAGAATTGTAGATTTCATTAAAGAAGAGGATGGTCTCTACATTGTAATGGACTATCTGAAAGGGAAAAGCCTGGGAGGTCTCCTTTGTTCAGGAAAAAAGTTCAATCAGCAGGAAGTTCTGGAAATTGGAATCAGGCTTGCTGAAACATTGGAATATCTTCATGGAAGAAATCCGCCCGTATTGTATCAGGATATGAAACCGGACAATATATTGCTTACGGATGATGGACAGGTAAAACTTATAGACTTTGGAGTAGCAGCCTGGATGCAGGAGTCATATAGTTCCAAAATTCATGGAGGAACCAGAGGGTATGCAGCGCCGGAGCAATATGGCGGGGTATGTGATCAGACTACAGATATTTACGGGCTGGGAAGGACACTGAAAATACTTTCCGGGGGACAGGGTGCCCGTGGTTTCCGCCGCATAATCCGCAGGTGTACCAGAAAGAGAAAAGAGCAAAGATATCAAAGCGCCGAAAAAGTTCATGAATGTCTGGAAAAGATTTATGAAAATAAGCGACAGAATCAAAGGATGATCGTTTGGCTTCTGGGAGGGCTTGGCGTTCTTCTGGCGGCAGGGATGGTATTTATGCTTATAGATGAAACAAAACAGCACAGGTACTATACAATTATGAAAGAGGCAGCGACAGCTATAGAGAATACGGAATCATCTGAAAAGATAGTTGAATTATATAAATCTGCAATTGAGCTTAATCCCGAAAAAGAAGATCCTTATCTAAAATTTTTGGATATCTGTCTGGTAACCGGACAAACTCAGGTGGCTGCGGATTGGTTAGAGTATATGTGGGAAATCTGTCCTTCGGAAACTTTTAATCACACAAAGACGAAAGAAAAGCTGGCAATTCTATATTTCTGTGGCAATTCCTTAGATCCTGATTTCAATAGGAATTCTGATAAGGCATGCCGAATTTTTCAAGAACTTTCAATTCCCAGTCAGAACGCAGGTAAAAATCAGGACAAACAAAATGGATGGAAACAATTGTACGAACTGGCTCGAAGTCTGGAAGAGTTCGGAAGTGAAATCAACTGGAAGAAGGTTAGAGAAGCTCTTGAATTTTTGAAGAACTATGGTGGACGGATGTTTGAAAAACAATACTCTGAATATGCCTGCGAATTGTATCTGGTCTGCGGAAATATATATCTGACCGAAGCGGCCTATCTGGAAGATGGGGAGGTTAACCCCTATAAAGAAGCAATCCAGTGCTATGAAAAGGTAAAAGAATTTGCAGAACTGTCAGATACGAATATGGGTTTGAAACAGGAAGTGCTTGAGCGGCTTGCATCCGCCTGCTATCTTACCGGAGTTCTTGAATTACGGGTTGATATCCGGGAAGTAAATACGGATAAACAAGAGGAAAGCCAGCGAATACTGGAGAAGAGTATTATATATGGAAATCAATTACTGAAAATCACTGGAAATAAGGAATTGAAGCACCGCATTCTTCTAAGAGAGGCTTCAGCCAGGAGGTTTCAAGGGAAAAAGGAAGATGCACGTCAGTGCTATGAATTCTTATACAAAGAATATCCGGAACATATTGACGGACTATGTGCATATGTAGAATTCCTTCTGGAAAATCAGGAAGAGGGATATGCTCGTGAAATTATGGAAAATGCTGCCGTATTACCGGAAACTGAAAAAAATAAAAATTATCAAATTCTAAAAGAAAGGTTGGAGATGTTGAAATGA
- the tsf gene encoding translation elongation factor Ts, whose translation MAVTAGMVKELREMTGAGMMDCKKALTATEGDMDKAVEFLREKGLATAQKKAGRIAAEGIVKVAVSEDGKKAVAVEVNAETDFVAKNEKFQEYVAQVAEQAMDTKSADIEAFLAEPWKYDTSETVAEELAHKIAMIGENMNIRRFAQISEENGFVASYTHMGGKIGVLVDVETDVINDDIKEMAKNVAMQAAALKPLYTNESEVDQDYIEREKEILTVQAKNEKPDANDKIISGMVMGRIKKELKEICLMDQIYVKAEDGKQSVGKYIEEVAKANSAKISVKSFVRYETGEGIEKKDEDFAAEVAKQMGQ comes from the coding sequence ATGGCTGTTACAGCAGGAATGGTTAAAGAGTTAAGAGAAATGACCGGCGCCGGCATGATGGATTGTAAGAAAGCACTTACAGCTACAGAAGGCGATATGGATAAAGCAGTTGAATTTTTGAGAGAGAAGGGTCTTGCTACCGCTCAGAAGAAGGCTGGAAGAATTGCAGCTGAGGGAATTGTAAAAGTGGCAGTTTCCGAAGATGGAAAGAAGGCAGTTGCTGTAGAAGTAAATGCAGAGACAGATTTTGTGGCTAAGAATGAAAAATTCCAGGAGTATGTTGCTCAGGTTGCCGAGCAGGCCATGGATACAAAATCTGCAGATATAGAAGCTTTTCTTGCAGAACCCTGGAAATATGATACAAGTGAAACTGTTGCGGAAGAATTGGCTCATAAGATTGCTATGATTGGCGAGAACATGAATATCCGTCGTTTTGCTCAGATTTCTGAGGAGAATGGATTTGTTGCCTCCTACACACATATGGGTGGTAAAATTGGTGTTCTTGTTGATGTTGAGACAGATGTGATTAATGATGATATTAAAGAGATGGCTAAGAATGTAGCTATGCAGGCTGCAGCGCTGAAACCTCTTTATACAAATGAAAGTGAAGTAGATCAGGATTATATCGAACGTGAAAAAGAAATTCTGACTGTTCAGGCTAAGAACGAGAAACCAGATGCTAACGATAAGATTATCAGCGGTATGGTTATGGGACGTATTAAGAAAGAACTGAAAGAAATCTGCCTGATGGATCAGATTTATGTAAAAGCTGAAGACGGAAAACAGTCTGTAGGCAAATATATCGAAGAAGTCGCAAAGGCAAATAGTGCTAAGATTTCTGTTAAGAGCTTTGTACGTTATGAAACCGGCGAAGGCATTGAAAAGAAAGATGAAGATTTTGCGGCTGAAGTTGCAAAGCAGATGGGACAGTAA
- the argS gene encoding arginine--tRNA ligase → MIKIADLITEEMQQAFRKAGYETSYGRISLSNRPDLCEYQCNGAMAAAKAYKKAPFIIANDVTVQLEDSEILEEVSVVSPGFINLKVNREFLAAYLNRIQQDEYLSIEKVKEPRTVMIDYGGPNVAKPLHVGHLRSAIIGESLKRIGRYMGDKVIGDVHLGDWGLQMGLIITELKELQPELVYFDSDYIGEYPEEAPFTIGELEQIYPAASAKSKEDEAFKEKAMEATHQLQQGNRGYIALWNHIMNVSVTDLKRNYKKLDVEFDLWKKESDAQPYIPDMVQYMKDKGYAHLDQGALVVDVKEEDDTKEIPPCMILKSDGASLYNTTDLATIVERMKLFQPDEIIYVVDKRQELYFTQVFRCARKTKLIDEETKLTFQGFGTMNGKDGKPFKTREGGVMRLETLIHEINEEMYKKIVDNRSVKDKDARKTAEIVGLSAIKYGDLSNQASKDYVFDIDRFTSFEGNTGPYILYTTVRIKSILNRYAEEGGKLQKGNIQSAVSESEKALMLEAAKFNTVVETAYEEKAPHKICSYVYDFANAFNRFYHETKILSEDNEEQKESWISLLNLVREILETCIDMLGFSAPERM, encoded by the coding sequence ATGATAAAAATAGCAGATTTAATTACGGAGGAGATGCAGCAGGCGTTTAGGAAGGCCGGTTATGAAACCTCCTATGGAAGAATCAGTCTGTCAAATCGTCCGGATTTATGTGAATATCAATGTAACGGAGCCATGGCTGCTGCAAAGGCATATAAAAAGGCTCCGTTTATAATTGCAAATGATGTGACGGTCCAGTTGGAAGATTCAGAGATTTTGGAAGAGGTATCGGTTGTGAGTCCCGGGTTTATTAATCTGAAGGTAAATCGGGAATTCCTGGCTGCATATCTGAATCGAATACAGCAGGATGAATACCTTTCTATAGAAAAGGTAAAGGAGCCCAGGACTGTTATGATCGATTACGGTGGACCTAATGTGGCAAAACCCCTGCATGTGGGTCATCTGCGGTCGGCAATTATTGGAGAAAGCTTAAAGCGCATTGGACGCTATATGGGTGACAAGGTGATTGGAGATGTACATCTTGGGGACTGGGGTCTGCAGATGGGGCTGATCATCACTGAATTGAAAGAACTCCAGCCGGAATTAGTCTATTTTGATTCAGACTATATAGGAGAATACCCTGAAGAGGCGCCATTTACAATAGGAGAGCTGGAGCAGATATATCCTGCCGCCAGTGCAAAATCCAAAGAAGACGAAGCTTTTAAAGAGAAGGCAATGGAGGCTACACATCAGCTTCAACAGGGAAACAGAGGATATATAGCTCTCTGGAACCACATTATGAATGTATCGGTTACGGATTTGAAGCGTAATTATAAGAAACTGGATGTGGAATTTGATTTGTGGAAAAAAGAATCCGATGCTCAGCCTTATATTCCCGATATGGTGCAGTATATGAAAGACAAAGGTTATGCACATCTGGATCAAGGGGCTCTGGTAGTGGATGTAAAGGAAGAAGACGACACAAAAGAGATTCCGCCCTGCATGATTTTGAAATCCGATGGTGCATCCCTGTATAATACTACGGATCTTGCTACAATTGTGGAGCGGATGAAGCTTTTCCAGCCGGATGAAATTATTTATGTAGTTGACAAGCGTCAGGAACTGTATTTTACTCAGGTATTTCGCTGTGCGAGAAAGACAAAGCTGATAGATGAAGAAACAAAGTTAACCTTTCAGGGATTTGGAACTATGAATGGTAAGGATGGAAAGCCTTTTAAGACCCGTGAGGGTGGTGTTATGCGGCTGGAAACATTGATTCATGAAATTAATGAAGAGATGTATAAAAAAATTGTAGACAACCGTAGTGTCAAGGATAAGGATGCAAGAAAAACTGCGGAAATCGTTGGTTTATCAGCTATTAAATATGGAGATTTATCCAATCAGGCTTCGAAAGACTATGTTTTTGATATAGACAGATTCACATCCTTTGAAGGCAATACCGGACCATATATTCTTTATACCACTGTTAGAATTAAATCGATTCTGAACCGTTATGCAGAAGAAGGCGGCAAGCTTCAAAAAGGCAATATTCAATCAGCGGTCAGTGAAAGTGAAAAAGCTCTGATGTTGGAGGCTGCCAAATTCAACACTGTTGTGGAAACAGCATATGAAGAAAAGGCACCACATAAAATTTGCTCATATGTCTATGATTTTGCCAATGCATTTAACCGTTTTTATCATGAAACGAAGATCTTAAGTGAAGATAATGAGGAGCAGAAGGAATCCTGGATCTCGCTTCTGAATCTGGTACGTGAAATACTTGAAACCTGTATTGATATGTTAGGATTTTCTGCACCAGAAAGAATGTAA
- a CDS encoding replication-associated recombination protein A, whose amino-acid sequence MEQMFLFDNREETSPLASRLRPKSLNEFVGQKHLLGEGRMLRMLIEKDQISSMIFWGPPGVGKTTLARIIAGRTKADFIDFSAVTSGIREVKEVMEKAEESRHMGVKTVVFVDEIHRFNKAQQDVFLPYVEKGSIVLIGATTENPSFEINAALLSRCKVFVLKALKEEELTKLLDHALNDAKGYGNQKIGITGQQLFAIARFSDGDARVALNTLEMAILNGEIDAEQITVTNGVLEQCITRKSLLYDKKGEEHYNLISALHKSMRNSDPDAAIYWMTRMLEGGEDPLYIARRLIRFASEDIGMADSQALQVAVAAYQACHFNGMPECDVNLTHAVTYLAMAPKSNALYRACEESKGDIRNCPAEPVPLTLRNAPTGLMKELHYGEGYQYAHDAEERLTRMQCMPDSLADRRYYIPTRQGQEEQVYKRLKEVREWKEKKENTL is encoded by the coding sequence ATGGAACAGATGTTTTTATTTGATAATCGAGAAGAAACCAGTCCGCTGGCCAGCAGGCTCCGGCCGAAATCGTTGAATGAATTTGTGGGACAGAAGCATCTTCTTGGAGAAGGCAGGATGCTGCGCATGCTGATAGAAAAGGATCAGATCTCCTCTATGATTTTCTGGGGTCCTCCGGGGGTCGGGAAAACCACATTGGCCAGGATTATCGCAGGCCGGACAAAAGCTGATTTTATAGATTTCAGTGCGGTTACAAGTGGTATCCGTGAGGTAAAGGAAGTGATGGAAAAAGCGGAAGAAAGCCGTCATATGGGAGTGAAGACGGTAGTCTTTGTAGACGAAATTCACCGATTTAACAAAGCTCAGCAAGATGTTTTTTTACCCTATGTTGAGAAGGGAAGTATCGTTTTGATAGGAGCCACTACAGAGAATCCTTCTTTTGAGATCAATGCCGCACTCTTGTCAAGGTGCAAGGTTTTTGTACTTAAAGCTTTGAAAGAAGAGGAATTAACAAAACTGCTTGATCATGCACTTAATGATGCAAAGGGATATGGAAATCAGAAAATAGGGATTACCGGGCAGCAGCTGTTTGCGATTGCAAGGTTCTCTGATGGGGATGCCAGGGTTGCATTGAATACGCTGGAGATGGCTATATTGAATGGAGAAATTGATGCGGAGCAGATTACAGTTACCAATGGTGTACTGGAGCAATGCATTACCAGGAAGTCTTTGTTATATGATAAAAAGGGAGAGGAACACTATAATCTTATTTCGGCTTTACACAAGTCTATGCGTAACAGTGACCCTGATGCTGCAATTTACTGGATGACAAGGATGCTTGAAGGGGGAGAAGACCCTCTGTACATTGCAAGACGGTTAATCCGTTTCGCCAGTGAAGATATAGGTATGGCAGACAGTCAGGCACTTCAGGTTGCGGTGGCAGCTTATCAGGCATGTCATTTTAATGGTATGCCGGAATGTGACGTGAATCTTACCCACGCAGTTACCTATTTGGCTATGGCCCCAAAGTCCAATGCTTTGTATCGGGCCTGCGAAGAAAGTAAGGGTGATATAAGAAACTGTCCGGCGGAACCTGTCCCTCTTACATTACGCAACGCACCGACCGGTTTGATGAAGGAACTTCACTATGGGGAAGGGTATCAATATGCGCATGATGCAGAAGAAAGGCTGACCAGGATGCAGTGTATGCCGGATTCTTTAGCGGACAGAAGATATTACATTCCGACCCGGCAGGGACAGGAGGAACAGGTTTATAAAAGATTAAAAGAGGTCAGAGAGTGGAAAGAGAAAAAAGAAAATACTTTATAA
- the rpsB gene encoding 30S ribosomal protein S2, with product MSVISMKQLLEAGVHFGHQTRRWNPKMAPYIYTERNGIYIIDLQKSVGMVDDAYKAVADITADGGSILFVGTKKQAQDAIQIEAERCGMFYVNERWLGGMLTNFKTIQSRIERLKEIETMEEDGTFDVLPKKEVIELRKELSKLQKNLGGIKEMKRVPDAIFIVDPKKERICVQEAHTLGIPLIGICDTNCDPEELDYVIPGNDDAIRAVKLIVSKMADAVIEAKQGETGAEEAYAEEVAEGTEEASEE from the coding sequence ATGAGTGTTATTTCAATGAAGCAGTTACTTGAAGCAGGTGTTCATTTTGGACATCAGACAAGAAGATGGAACCCTAAGATGGCTCCTTATATCTACACAGAGCGTAATGGAATCTATATTATCGATCTTCAGAAATCTGTTGGTATGGTAGATGATGCTTATAAGGCAGTTGCAGATATCACTGCTGATGGCGGATCCATTCTGTTTGTAGGAACGAAAAAGCAGGCGCAGGATGCAATTCAGATAGAGGCTGAGCGCTGCGGAATGTTCTATGTTAATGAAAGATGGCTGGGTGGTATGCTGACCAACTTTAAAACAATCCAAAGCAGAATTGAAAGATTAAAAGAAATTGAGACGATGGAAGAGGACGGTACATTTGACGTTCTTCCTAAAAAAGAAGTTATAGAATTAAGAAAAGAGCTGTCCAAGCTGCAGAAAAATCTGGGTGGAATCAAAGAAATGAAGAGAGTGCCGGATGCAATCTTTATTGTAGATCCCAAGAAAGAAAGAATCTGTGTGCAGGAAGCTCATACATTAGGGATTCCGCTGATTGGAATCTGTGATACAAACTGTGATCCGGAAGAACTGGATTATGTAATTCCTGGTAATGACGATGCAATCCGTGCAGTAAAACTGATTGTTTCCAAGATGGCAGATGCTGTTATCGAAGCAAAACAAGGTGAGACTGGGGCAGAAGAAGCTTATGCAGAGGAAGTTGCTGAAGGTACAGAAGAAGCGTCAGAAGAATAA
- a CDS encoding CBS domain-containing protein, which translates to MNILFFITPKSEVAYINEEFTLRQTIEKMEFHRYTAIPLLNHRGMYIGTITEGDILRCIKERCDLNLHDAEDIPIVEVKRRWHYESVNINCNIEDLVTVSMKQNFVPVVDDEGVFIGIIRRKDIIQYCYEKSGLKDAERKKSREIVNV; encoded by the coding sequence ATGAATATTTTATTTTTCATCACACCGAAGAGCGAGGTGGCATATATCAATGAGGAGTTTACCTTAAGGCAAACCATAGAAAAGATGGAATTCCACAGATATACAGCCATTCCACTGTTAAACCATAGAGGAATGTATATTGGGACAATCACAGAAGGCGATATATTGCGCTGCATTAAGGAAAGATGTGATTTGAATCTCCATGATGCAGAAGATATTCCAATTGTAGAGGTAAAGCGCCGCTGGCATTACGAATCAGTGAATATCAACTGCAATATAGAAGATCTGGTGACTGTCTCTATGAAGCAGAACTTTGTTCCGGTGGTAGATGATGAAGGAGTTTTTATTGGAATTATCAGAAGAAAGGATATCATACAGTATTGTTATGAAAAGTCGGGATTAAAGGATGCAGAACGGAAAAAATCCCGGGAAATTGTGAATGTATAA
- a CDS encoding HAD-IA family hydrolase: MSDVILFDLDGTLTDSGPGIIKCVQYALNYMGKPEGNPDNLRCFVGPPLHEQFMEYSDFTSEEADTAVEQYRERYASIGIYENKIYEKIPELLQLLKEHGKILGVASSKPTVFVEEILLNSNLRKYFDVVVGSELDGTRTSKDEVIEEALKQLGVVTHREQVLMVGDRLYDVEGAKSCGLLCIGAAYGYGGREELEKSGAVFIADTVEELKILAQEDEGESEKIAYHKTHHMQRKKRQKKTQYKHQVPGNRRPSVRPEVVGKMLWEIISPMLIHFGCMLIISLLGVMTAGALSHGTGADYIQVVHKFPWLTSVFSALTAVAVILLLYRYYLLDKERFQIKVIKWNWLEGISCAAAAIGLGLICNKLITASGIREIFLRYMEISENSYENQSWILLVICIGVLASAGEELVFRGLIYLRAKSYFGLGWAVGISSALFGFYHGNTIQFLYTVALGILFAILYEKTGTLLAPITAHIAVNIFSVSYDYIVDFLIKRIRFGEQLLMVFVILAAAAAFYYLFAWKASWNMKGKDPEKKLKND, translated from the coding sequence ATGTCCGATGTTATACTTTTTGACTTAGATGGAACACTGACAGACTCTGGACCGGGAATTATAAAATGTGTGCAGTATGCATTGAATTATATGGGAAAGCCTGAAGGGAATCCCGATAATCTGCGTTGCTTCGTTGGCCCTCCGCTCCATGAGCAATTTATGGAATATAGTGATTTCACAAGTGAAGAGGCTGACACAGCTGTAGAGCAGTATCGGGAACGTTATGCTTCTATCGGCATCTATGAAAACAAAATATATGAAAAAATTCCGGAACTTCTTCAATTATTGAAGGAACACGGTAAAATACTAGGTGTTGCTTCATCAAAACCGACAGTCTTTGTGGAAGAGATCCTTTTGAATTCGAATCTCAGAAAATATTTTGACGTGGTTGTGGGGAGTGAATTAGACGGAACAAGGACCTCTAAAGATGAGGTGATAGAAGAGGCATTGAAACAGTTGGGAGTGGTCACTCACCGGGAACAGGTCCTGATGGTAGGTGACAGGCTTTATGATGTGGAAGGCGCAAAAAGCTGTGGGCTCCTATGTATAGGGGCTGCTTATGGCTATGGCGGAAGGGAAGAACTGGAAAAATCCGGAGCCGTGTTTATTGCAGATACCGTGGAGGAGCTAAAGATATTGGCACAGGAGGACGAAGGTGAATCAGAAAAGATTGCTTACCATAAGACACACCATATGCAGCGAAAAAAAAGGCAGAAAAAAACACAGTATAAACATCAGGTTCCGGGAAACAGGCGGCCGTCCGTAAGGCCTGAGGTTGTGGGAAAGATGCTGTGGGAAATCATATCTCCGATGCTGATTCACTTCGGGTGCATGTTAATCATAAGTCTGCTGGGAGTCATGACAGCAGGGGCACTTAGCCACGGAACGGGAGCGGATTACATCCAGGTAGTGCATAAATTCCCATGGCTGACAAGTGTATTTTCCGCATTGACTGCGGTTGCTGTCATCCTCCTGCTCTACCGATATTATCTGCTGGATAAAGAACGGTTTCAGATTAAAGTTATAAAATGGAACTGGTTAGAAGGGATTTCCTGTGCCGCCGCTGCGATTGGTCTGGGATTAATCTGTAATAAATTAATAACCGCCAGCGGTATTCGCGAGATTTTTCTACGATATATGGAGATTTCCGAAAATTCATATGAAAATCAAAGCTGGATTCTGCTTGTAATCTGTATTGGGGTATTGGCTTCGGCAGGAGAAGAACTGGTCTTTCGCGGGCTCATTTACCTGAGAGCAAAATCGTACTTCGGTCTGGGATGGGCTGTGGGAATATCTTCAGCTTTGTTCGGATTCTATCATGGGAATACAATACAGTTTCTTTATACGGTTGCACTGGGCATTCTGTTTGCCATTCTGTATGAAAAGACAGGAACTTTACTTGCACCGATTACAGCTCATATAGCTGTTAATATCTTTAGTGTATCCTATGATTATATTGTGGATTTTCTTATAAAAAGAATTCGCTTTGGAGAACAACTGTTAATGGTTTTTGTAATTCTGGCTGCCGCCGCTGCTTTCTATTACCTGTTTGCCTGGAAGGCCTCTTGGAATATGAAAGGTAAAGATCCGGAGAAAAAGCTGAAAAATGACTAG
- a CDS encoding type II toxin-antitoxin system RelE/ParE family toxin has protein sequence MAENKKYKVIVSDRAKRMLGTHIRFMAQVNKEAAAAKKKEIMAAIRSLCQMPQRFPFFEELYITPNKYHKMFIEKWYLVLCQIQDDTVYVDYILDCRKDYSWLIR, from the coding sequence ATGGCAGAGAACAAGAAATACAAAGTCATTGTTTCCGACAGGGCGAAAAGAATGTTGGGAACACACATCCGATTTATGGCACAGGTCAATAAAGAAGCAGCGGCGGCAAAAAAGAAAGAGATTATGGCCGCTATACGTTCCCTTTGCCAGATGCCGCAGCGTTTTCCGTTTTTTGAGGAATTGTATATTACACCGAACAAATATCACAAAATGTTTATTGAGAAGTGGTATCTTGTCCTCTGCCAAATCCAAGACGACACCGTGTATGTCGATTATATTTTAGATTGCCGCAAAGATTACAGTTGGCTCATCAGATAA